A single region of the Malus sylvestris chromosome 8, drMalSylv7.2, whole genome shotgun sequence genome encodes:
- the LOC126632305 gene encoding probable E3 ubiquitin-protein ligase ARI2 — protein sequence MVDEYYVSSDDEEYYDDEDDRQNLELLEYVENYDSLRPEVPTSKVISKESLLAAQKDDVQRAMDVLSLKEYHARTLLIHYRWDVDNVLAVLVEKGKDRLYAEAGVTLVEQDDHVSSQLSSEVMCGICMDEIPADQVTVMDCGHCFCNGCWTEHFIVKINDGQSRRIKCMAYKCNAICDEAVIRNLVSARDHSLAEKFERFLLESYIEDNRMVKWCPSVPHCGNAIRIEEDELCEVECACGVQFCFNCLAEAHSPCSCQMWKLWCQKCQDESETVNYIAVNTKPCPKCGKLVEKNGGCNLVSCLCGQPFCWLCGAPTGLNHTWDTIAGHSCGRFKEEEETKLERAKRDLFRYTHYFNRYQAHIDSLKLEATLKQSIKEKILHLEERESTYRDMSWATNALYRLFRSRQIISYSYPFAYYMFSEDICKNEMTAEERTIKQNLFEDQQQQLESNMEKLSLFIEEPFDEYSPDEIMELKMRILNLSTLTDNLCAKLYDCIEDDLLGSLKRTRHSIAPYKSNGVEKASELTVSRDTTTSNSESDLAASNAD from the exons ATGGTGGACGAGTATTACGTTAGTAGCGACGACGAGGAATATTACGACGACGAGGACGATCGCCAGAATCTTGAGCTGTTGGAATACGTTGAGAATTACGACTCCCTCCGCCCTGAGGTTCCGACGAGTAAG GTCATTTCAAAAGAATCTCTCTTGGCTGCGCAG AAGGACGACGTGCAGAGGGCAATGGATGTGCTGTCGTTGAAAGAATACCATGCCCGAACCTTACTCATCCATTACCGTTGGGATGTTGACAATGTGCTTGCGGTACTTGTAGAGAAGGGGAAAGATAGATTGTATGCCGAAGCAGGTGTGACGTTGGTGGAGCAGGATGATCATGTTTCATCACAGTTGTCCTCTGAGGTAATGTGCGGTATTTGCATGGATGAAATTCCAGCTGATCAAGTGACAGTCATGGATTGCGGTCACTGCTTCTGCAACGGAT GTTGGACGGAGCATTTTATTGTGAAAATAAATGACGGGCAGAGTAGGCGCATTAAATGCATGGCATACAAGTGCAATGCCATTTGTGATGAAGCAGTAATCAGAAATCTAGTCAGTGCAAGGGATCATAGTCTGGCGGAGAAATTTGAGCGTTTTCTTCTGGAATCATATATTGAGGATAATAGAATGGTGAAATGGTGCCCAAGTGTTCCCCACTGCGGAAATGCTATACGCATTGAGGAAGATGAACTGTGCGAGGTTGAATGTGCATGTGGGGTTCAGTTCTGTTTTAACTGCTTAGCTGAAGCACACTCCCCATGTTCGTGCCAAATGTGGAAACTATGGTGTCAGAAGTGCCAAGATGAATCAGAGACGGTTAACTATATTGCAGTCAATACAAAGCCTTGCCCAAAGTGTGGCAAGCTGGTTGAGAAGAATGGAGGATGCAATCTAGTTTCGTGTCTCTGCGGACAACCATTTTG TTGGCTCTGCGGTGCCCCAACTGGTTTGAATCATACATGGGACACCATCGCAGGTCACAGTTGTGGGCGattcaaagaagaagaggagacgAAACTTGAACGGGCCAAGAGGGATTTATTTCGTTACACTCACTACTTCAACCGTTATCAAGCTCATATCGATTCTCTTAAGCTTGAAGCAACTCTGAAACAaagcataaaagaaaaaatattgcATTTGGAAGAAAGAGAATCGACATATAGAGATATGAGCTGGGCGACCAATGCACTCTACAGACTCTTCAGATCAAGGCAGATTATTTCGTATTCCTACCCGTTTGCATATTACATGTTTAGCGAAGACATATGCAAAAATGAAATGACGGCAGAAGAAAGGACCATAAAACAAAACTTATTTGAGgaccagcagcagcagcttgAGTCAAATATGGAGAAGCTTTCTTTGTTTATAGAGGAGCCTTTTGATGAGTATTCGCCGGATGAAATTATGGAGTTGAAAATGAGGATCTTAAATCTTTCTACGCTTACTGATAACCTCTGCGCAAAATT GTACGATTGCATCGAGGATGATTTGTTGGGTTCCCTCAAGAGGACAAGGCACAGCATTGCTCCTTACAAGTCAAATGGTGTGGAGAAAGCTTCAGAACTTACGGTTTCTAGGGACACCACAACCTCTAACTCCGAAAGTGATTTGGCCGCCTCCAACG CTGACTAG
- the LOC126632302 gene encoding exocyst complex component SEC3A-like, producing the protein MAKSSADDQELRRACEAAIEGTKQSVVMSIRVAKSRAIRGITHMLGRDMAKARVLALSVKSKGQRTKAFLRVLKYSTGGVLEPAKLYKLKHLSKVEVLTNDPSGCTFTLGFDNLRSQSVAPPQWTMRNIDDRNRLLLCILNICKDALGQLPKVVGIDVVEMALWAKENTPAGTSQGKEQEGPAASTVTESDLKVTVEKELVSQAEEEDMEALLGTYVMGIGEAEAFSERLKRELLALEAANVHAILESEPLIDEVLQGLEAATNCVDDMDEWLGIFNVKLRHMREDIESIETRNNKLEVQSVNNRALIEELDKLLLGLRVPSEYAACLTGGSFDEARMLQNIEACEWLAGALHSLEAPNLDPIYANIRAVKEKREELEKLKSTFVRKASEFLRNYFASLVDFMISDKSYFSQRGQLKRPDHADLRYKCRTYARLLQHLKSLDKNCMGALRKAYCSSLNLLIRREAREFANELRASTKASRNPTVWLEASTGSGQNANAADTSAVSEAYSKMLTIFIPLLVDESSFFAHFMCFEVPALNPPGGTANGDKSDDTNDDDLGIMDIDDNDSKAGKSSGELAALNESLQDLLDGIQEDFYAVVDWAYKIDPLRCISMHGITERYLSGQKADAAGFVRLLLGDLESRVSMQFSRFVDEACHQIERNERNVRQMGVLSYIPRFATLATRMEQYIQGQSRDLVDQAYTKFVSIMFVTLEKIAQTEPKYSDLFLLENYAAFQNSLYDLANVVPTLAKFYHQASEAYEQACTRHNSMIIYTQFERLFQFARKIEDLMFTIAPEEIPFQLGLSKADLRKVLKSSLYGLDKSITAMYKKLQKNMTSEELLPSLWEKCKKEFLEKYETFAQLVAKIYPTETFLTVVELRDLLATM; encoded by the exons ATGGCGAAATCCAGCGCAGACGACCAGGAGCTTCGGCGGGCCTGCGAGGCCGCCATCGAAGGCACCAAGCAGAGCGTCGTCATGTCGATCCGCGTGGCCAAGAGCCGTGCGATCCGGGGTATAACGCACATGCTCGGCCGCGACATGGCCAAGGCTAGGGTTCTGGCTCTTTCCG TAAAATCTAAAGGCCAGAGGACTAAGGCCTTTCTTCGAGTCTTAAAATATTCCACCGGAGGAGTCCTTGAG CCTGCAAAGTTATACAAACTAAAGCATCTTTCAAAGGTGGAGGTTTTAACGAACGACCCTAGTGGGTGTACTTTTACCCTG GGCTTTGATAATCTTAGGAGTCAAAGTGTTGCTCCTCCTCAATGGACCATGCGAAATATTGATGACAG GAACCGCCTTTTACTTTGCATTTTGAACATATGCAAAGATGCTCTGGGTCAGCTTCCTAAAGTTGTTGGTATAGATGTCGTGGAGATGGCTCTTTGGGCTAAG GAAAATACACCAGCTGGCACTAGCCAAGGAAAGGAGCAAGAGGGACCTGCTGCATCTACAGTAACGGAAAGTGACTTGAAAGTAACTGTTGAAAAAGAACTTGTCTCCCAAGCTGAGGAAGAGGACATGGAGGCACTTTTGGGAAC TTATGTTATGGGTATTGGTGAAGCAGAGGCATTTTCTGAAAGGTTGAAGAGAGAGCTTCTGGCTTTGGAAGCAGCAAATGTGCATGCGATTTTGGAAAGTGAACCCTTGATAGATGAG GTATTGCAAGGCCTTGAGGCAGCAACAAATTGTGTCGATGACATGGATGAATGGTTAGGCATTTTCAATGTGAAACTCAGACACATGAGAGAAGACATCGAATCG ATAGAAACCCGCAATAACAAGTTGGAGGTGCAATCTGTAAATAATAGAGCTCTCATTGAGGAACTCGATAAGCTTCTTCTAGGTTTGCGCGTTCCTTCTGAG TATGCCGCATGTTTGACGGGAGGTTCATTTGATGAAGCACGTATGCTTCAAAACATAGAAGCGTGTGAGTGGTTGGCTGGTGCTTTACACAGTCTTGAAGCGCCAAACTTGGATCCTATATATGCAAATATACGGGCT GTTAAAGAGAAGCGAGAAGAACTTGAAAAACTGAAATCTACATTTGTCAGGAAAGCTTCTGAGTTCTTGCGAAATTATTTTGCTAGTTTGGTGGATTTTATGATAAGTGACAAGAGCTACTTTTCTCAG CGGGGCCAACTGAAAAGGCCTGATCATGCTGATCTACGGTACAAATGCAGAACATATGCTCGCCTTCTGCAACATTTAAAG AGTCTTGATAAGAATTGCATGGGCGCTTTGAGGAAAGCATATTGTAGCTCCCTCAACCTGCTTATTCGTCGTGAG GCTCGTGAATTTGCAAATGAGCTTCGTGCTAGTACAAAAGCATCAAGAAATCCAACCGTCTGGCTTGAAGCTTCTACTGGGTCTGGTCAAAATGCGAATGCTGCAGACACTTCTGCTGTTTCTGAAGCTTATTCCAAGATGCTTACAATTTTTATCCCACTCCTTGTAGATGAG AGTTCTTTCTTTGCGCACTTTATGTGTTTTGAAGTTCCAGCACTTAATCCTCCTGGGGGTACTGCTAATGGAGATAAGTCTGATGACACCAATGACGATGATTTGGGAATCATGGACATTGATGACAATGACAGCAAAGCTG GTAAAAGTTCAGGAGAGCTTGCAGCATTAAATGAATCTCTTCAGGATTTACTCGATGGAATCCAG GAAGACTTTTATGCCGTTGTGGATTGGGCTTACAAGATTGATCCCTTACGCTGCATATCAATGCATGGGATTACAGAGCGCTATCTTTCTGGTCAGAAAGCTGATGCAGCAGGATTTGTGCGTCTCTTGCTTGGTGATCTGGAGTCGAGGGTTTCTATGCAGTTCAGTCGC TTTGTTGATGAAGCTTGCCACCAGATTGAAAGAAACGAGCGCAATGTTAGACAAATGGGTGTCTTATCATACATCCCAAG ATTTGCTACTCTGGCAACACGAATGGAGCAGTACATCCAGGGACAATCAAGGGATTTGGTTGATCAAGCATACACAAAATTT GTTAGCATAATGTTTGTGACTTTGGAGAAAATTGCACAAACGGAGCCAAAATATTCTGATCTTTTTCTATTAGAGAACTATGCTGCATTTCAGAATAG TTTGTATGACCTAGCAAATGTTGTGCCCACCTTGGCCAAATTTTATCACCAGGCAAGTGAAGCTTATGAACAAGCTTGCACACGCCATAACAGCATGATCATATACACT CAATTTGAACGGCTTTTCCAGTTTGCTCGAAAAATAGAGGATTTGATGTTTACAATCGCACCAGAAGAG ATCCCTTTCCAGCTTGGGTTGTCAAAGGCGGATCTGCGGAAGGTGTTAAAATCAAGCTTATACGGG CTTGACAAGTCCATCACTGCAATGTACAAGAAGTTGCAGAAAAACATGACTTCAGAAGAACTGCTGCCTTCTCTATGGGAAAAATGCAAG AAGGAATTCCTTGAGAAGTATGAAACTTTTGCTCAACTCGTCGCCAAGATTTACCCGACAGAGACCTTTCTCACGGTAGTAGAACTGAGAGACCTTTTGGCTACCATGTAA
- the LOC126632306 gene encoding probable E3 ubiquitin-protein ligase ARI8, whose product MDKKRNLNGDNYIVISSDEESDRSECFEEEDDAVDDEFAFVQEDNIDNTDHYEFSENTDSSHDPNQNYAILKEEEIRQLQEEDITTVSTILSIPKSAACFLLSHFNWSVGKVSEEWFADEDRVREKVGLLRNPVVSFHPTYLITCRICFDDHQYGSKDVFFAVCGHPFCRDCWTGYFKSAIDEGPACLMLRCPEPSCKAAVGPDLIEGLTTGDHERYKSFLLRSYVEGRREIKWCPAPDCKYAVKFNAGGTKSYDVSCLCLYGFCWNCSEEIHRPVNCKTVENWILKNKDDSLNAQWILGNTKPCPKCKKPIEKNQGCNHMTCLNPCRYEFCWYCLEKYTGHRCCNGYNRATGEYTGTDTDKVEAGRDKKRAKRYVEKYLHYYERWANNLSSKKKAIEDLHNVQSTDIMKLAAIQCQSELQLKFIVEAWQQIIECRQVLRWTYAYGYYIPENEELKIQLFEHLQGHAEFSLERLHKCAESEMKEFLFAKGPLESFQDFRIKLVRLTKVTASYFEKLVRALENDLSELDIQGIHRS is encoded by the coding sequence ATGGACAAGAAACGCAACCTGAACGGAGACAACTACATCGTCATAAGCAGCGATGAAGAATCGGATCGATCAGAATgttttgaagaagaagacgacgCAGTGGATGATGAGTTTGCTTTTGTCCAAGAAGACAACATCGACAACACCGATCACTACGAGTTCAGCGAAAATACTGATTCGTCTCATGATCCAAATCAAAACTACGCCATTTTGAAAGAGGAAGAGATTCGCCAACTGCAGGAGGAAGATATCACAACAGTTTCTACTATCCTTTCCATACCGAAATCCGCTGCATGCTTCCTCCTCTCACACTTCAACTGGAGCGTCGGCAAAGTCAGCGAGGAGTGGTTCGCCGACGAAGATAGAGTCAGAGAGAAGGTAGGGTTGTTGAGGAACCCCGTGGTTAGTTTCCATCCCACATATTTGATTACTTGCagaatatgttttgatgatcATCAGTATGGATCGAAGGATGTTTTTTTCGCTGTTTGCGGTCATCCCTTTTGTCGGGATTGCTGGACAGGTTATTTTAAATCAGCGATAGATGAGGGTCCGGCGTGTTTGATGCTGAGATGTCCCGAACCGTCTTGCAAGGCAGCGGTTGGACCGGATTTAATCGAGGGTTTGACGACAGGAGATCATGAGAGGTATAAGTCCTTCCTTTTGAGATCTTACGTTGAAGGGCGCAGGGAGATCAAGTGGTGCCCTGCACCGGATTGCAAGTACGCTGTGAAATTCAATGCAGGTGGAACCAAAAGCTATGACGTTTCGTGCCTTTGCTTGTACGGGTTTTGCTGGAATTGCAGTGAGGAAATTCACCGTCCCGTGAACTGCAAGACTGTGGAAAATTGGATTTTGAAGAACAAGGACGACTCGCTGAATGCGCAGTGGATACTTGGGAATACCAAGCCTTGCCCCAAGTGCAAGAAACCAATCGAGAAGAACCAAGGGTGTAATCATATGACTTGCTTAAACCCTTGCAGGTATGAATTTTGCTGGTATTGCCTCGAGAAGTATACTGGACATAGATGCTGCAATGGATATAATAGGGCAACTGGTGAATATACTGGAACTGACACGGACAAGGTTGAAGCTGGGAGGGATAAAAAGAGGGCAAAGAGATACGTGGAGAAATACCTACATTATTATGAACGATGGGCAAACAATCTATCTTCGAAGAAGAAAGCAATAGAGGATTTACATAATGTGCAGAGCACGGACATTATGAAGCTTGCCGCCATACAATGTCAATCGGAGCTTCAGCTCAAGTTTATTGTAGAGGCGTGGCAGCAGATCATTGAATGTAGGCAGGTATTGCGATGGACGTATGCATACGGGTACTACATTCCCGAGAATGAAGAACTGAAGATTCAGCTATTCGAGCACTTGCAAGGCCACGCGGAGTTCAGCCTGGAGAGGCTTCACAAATGTGCTGAGAGTGAGATGAAAGAGTTTCTCTTTGCTAAAGGTCCGTTGGAAAGTTTCCAGGACTTTCGTATAAAGCTCGTAAGACTGACAAAGGTGACTGCAAGTTATTTTGAGAAGCTGGTTAGAGCGTTGGAGAATGATCTTTCTGAATTGGACATACAGGGGATTCACAGGTCTTGA
- the LOC126631615 gene encoding uncharacterized protein LOC126631615, which translates to MAAARLLLTLKPMTFHSSSFSPSSPSSTALKCSSMAGRLNGGKKLTRTDNDSHQRKKKHTVAVKVSKTTLAEPQVENQGGLLVDLASLVGKVNRALPILLRTALKPRSLRQQVQMFIERGIIDCRFFTLLAVAGSLLGSVLCFVEGCFIVLESYFQYFHALSHKTDQGHMVHLLIEAIDMFLVGTAMLIFAVGLYAMFVGSKAAKGKGPQFSDSNLFGLFYMKAPPAWVNMESVSQSKSKIGHAVVMILQVGLLDKFRSIPLVTPLDLACFAGSVLLSSAGIFLLSRLSTTKRSADTDRDGVRILAQEDPKVSP; encoded by the exons ATGGCAGCCGCTAGATTATTGCTCACGTTGAAGCCCATGACTTTTCATTCATCCTCTTTTTCTCCATCTTCTCCGTCATCAACAGCACTGAAGTGTTCGAGCATGGCCGGAAGATTAAACGGGGGGAAGAAACTTACTAGGACTGATAATGATAGTCATCAGAGGAAGAAAAAGCATACAGTGGCTGTGAAGGTGTCGAAAACCACATTGGCGGAGCCACAAGTTGAGAATCAGGGTGGACTCCTCGTAGATTTGGCTTCCCTGGTCGGAAAGGTCAACCGTGCTTTGCCCATTCTACTGAGAACGGCTCTCAAACCAAGGTCTTTGAGACAGCAAGTTCAGATGTTCATTGAAAGG GGGATAATAGATTGCCGATTCTTTACGTTACTTGCAGTTGCGGGATCTTTACTCGGTTCAGTACTATGCTTTGTAGAG GGTTGCTTTATTGTTCTAGAGTCATATTTCCAGTATTTCCATGCCTTGTCACACAAGACGGATCAAGGCCATATGGTGCATCTTCTTATTGAAGCCATTG ATATGTTCTTGGTAGGCACCGCCATGCTTATTTTTGCAGTTGGGTTGTATGCCATGTTCGTGGGGTCAAAGGCCGCGAAAGGAAAGGGACCGCAGTTTTCCGACTCAAATTTGTTTGGTCTCTTCTACATGAAG GCACCTCCAGCATGGGTTAACATGGAATCAGTTTCGCAATCGAAATCGAAAATAGGTCATGCAGTGGTGATGATACTGCAAGTGGGACTGCTGGACAAGTTCAGGAGCATACCTCTCGTGACGCCGCTCGATCTTGCTTGCTTTGCTGGATCTGTGCTTCTTTCCTCTGCTGGTATCTTCCTTCTCTCCAGACTCTCTACCACTAAGAGATCTGCAGATACTGACCGTGATGGAGTCAGAATTTTAGCTCAAGAGGATCCAAAAGTTTCACCCTAG